One Burkholderia sp. 9120 genomic window, AAACCAATCTCCGAGATATGCATCTCGACCATCTGTTGACGGTAATCGGTGCCGCGTCCCGCATGGAAACGTCCGCGACTGGGGCGCTCGTTCGTGTGCAGGATCTGCTCGATGGTCTGAATGGTTTCTTCGGCGAGGTGATCGAGTTTCAGGAACACGGGGCCGTTGCCGCTTTGCAGTTCCTGGTAAAACTCCCACATCATCTGACCGCTCCAGTAGTCGCATTCAATGAAGCGTTCGCCCTTGCCGTTGGCCGTGAACCCACCCAGCGGGCCGGTCACGTAAGCACACGCAGGGCCGTTATAGTCCTTGATCAACGGGTTGATCTGGAAGCATTCGAGGTTCGCGAGCGCGGCGCCCGCGTGATAGGCCATCGCATAGCCGTCGCCGGCATTGGTGGGGTTTTCATAAGTGCCCATCAGATAGCCGGACGCGGGCAGGCCGAGTCGTCCGGCCGCGCCGCACGACAGGATCACCGCCTTGGCGCGCACCACGTAGAAATCCGCGGTACGGCAGTCGAAACCGAGCACGCCGCACACGTTGCCCTGCGCGTCCTTGAGCAGACGCGTGGCGACGATACGGTTCGTGATCGCCACCCGCGCGCGCTTCAATTGCCGGTACAGCACCTTCTTGATGTCGTGGCCTTCGGGCATGGGCAGCACGTACGATCCCATGTGATGCACTTTCTTCACCGCATAGTCGCCGGTGCCGTCCTTCTCGAACTTCACGCCCCAGCGATCCAGTTCCTCGATGGTCTTGAAGCTGTGTTTCGCGTACGCATAGACCGCTTCCTGATCGACGATACCGTCGTTGGCGATCGTGATTTCGCGTGTGTATTGCTCGGGCGTCGCGTGGCCGGGAATCACCGCGTTGTTCAGGCCGTCCATGCCCATCGAAATCGCGCCGCTGCGCTTGACGTGTGCTTTTTCCAGCAGCAGCACCTTGAGGCCGGGATTCGCTTCCTTCGCCTTGACGGCGGCCATCGGGCCCGCCGTGCCGCCGCCGACGATCACGATGTCGTAGTCGAGTACATGGGTAATCATGGTGCTGTCCTGGTTGCGTCGGGTTTGACCGTGTGGTCGGCGCCGGCCGTCCTGTCCCGGTCGACCCGCAGCCGGTACTGGAACGCGTCGCCGCGAAAGTAGAGGTGCTCGTAGTCAATCGGCGCGCCGTCGGCGTCGTGGGTCAGACGGTCGATGCGCAACACGGGCCCACCTGGTTCAACACGTAACGCGTCGGCGATTTCGTCGTCGGCGAGCATCGCGTCGATCGCGATGTCGGCATGACCGAGCGGCATGCCGCAGTCGTTTTCGAGGATCAGGAAGATGTCGCGCGTGACCAGGTCCGCGTTCGCGAGGCGCTTGCCGAGTGCTTCCGGCAGCCACGTCAGTTCGAGCGACACCGGCTCCCGATCGAGCAAACGCACGCGATGAATTTCGACAACCGGCGCGCCTTCGTCGAGCTTCAGCCGCGCGGCGACCTGGCGATTGGCCTCGACCACACGAAAGCTGCGCAACCGGTTGACGATCTCGTGGCCCATCGACGACATCGCTTCGGCGAAGCCTTGCAGCGAACTCACGTTCTGAAACGCCCTGGGCTTGGAAACGAAGGTGCCTTTGCCATGCAGCTTGAACAGCAAGCCTTCTTTCTGCAGATCGCCGAGCGCCTGGCGCACGGTGATGCGGCTCACGCCGAACATCGCGCAGAGCTCGTGTTCGGACGGCATCTGGCTATGCGGCGCGTAACTGCCGTCGAGGATGCGTGTGCGTAGCGTTTCCTTGATCTGCGCGTAGAGCGGCAGAGGCGAGGGCGAAGCAAACTGGGGGAGCGGGCTAGACAGCGAGTTCGTCATGGTTCAACTTGTTATGACAAGATGAGTCGCAGTCTAGTGAGCGGATTGGGCGGATCAAACCAACTATTTCTGCTATCGATCTGCGCAATCGTGCAAGCGGCGCGCGCGTTCCTTTCCGATGCGCTGATGGGAATCCAAATGCGCAATGCCAGGTTCACGGATAGTCGGGATTCCGGTAACGTGTCCCACTCCCGGTCGTTCATGGAGCCCCGATGACTACCTTGCACAACGAAATCGATCTGGATGCCGATGGACGTCACGTCGGCTATCTGCGCCTGCCGCATTCGGTGCACCGTTCCGCGTACGGCTGGATCCCGATTCCGATCGCCTCGGTGCGCAACGGCGAAGGCCCCGTCGTGCTGCTGATGGGCGGCAATCACGGCGATGAATACGAAGGTCAGGTTTTAGTCTCCAGCCTGATTCGCGACATCGAGCCACAGTGGGTGCGCGGCCAACTGATCTTCCTGCCGATGGCGAATTTCCCCGCCGCAGCGGCGGGTCTGAGAACCTCGCCGCTCGACGGCGGCAATCTGAACCGCAGTTTCCCCGGCGATCCGCAAGGCACGCCGACGGCAGCGATCGCCGACTACATCGAGAACACGTTGCTGACTCGCGCGCAGTATCTGATCGACCTGCATTCGGGCGGCAGTTCGCTGCTCTACGACGGCGCGAATATGCTTGCGATCGAACCGCGTGACCCCGAAGAAGAGCAACGCCTCAAAGCCTTGCTCGCCGCGTTCGGGTTGCCGCGGGCGTTTCTGCATCGGCCGAATCCGGTTCATTCGGCCAGCGCGGCACGGCGGCAGGGCGCGCTGTCGATCCTCGCGGAACTCGGCGGTGGCGGCACCGTGCAGGCGAGACTGTTGCGCGAAGCACGGCAAGGGCTGCTGCATCTGCTCGGCTTTATCGGTCTGCTGAGCGGGCCGCTCGTACCGGACGCGCCGCCGTCGCAAACGCGTTTCTTCAGCGTGTCCGGCTCGCGCCATTATGTCTACGCCTACGATCGCGGTGTCTATGAGCCGCTCGTCGAACTCGGCGATCAGGTCGTGGCAGGGCAGCCCGCGGCACGTATTCATTTCCCCGACACGCCGTTGCGCGAACCCGTCACGACGTTTTTTGCGGGAGCCGGGCAGGTGGTCTGCAAACGCGTGCCCGCCGCGGTGGAGCGCGGCGACTGTCTGTTCCATCTCGCCGAACCGGTTTGAAGCCGGGCAGACATTCGTTCACCGGCGTTATCCTGGAGAAACGCGCGTTTCATTTGCAATAACCGGCATCCGAACGCGCGATTTCTGAATTCCCATCTTTCTCTAATGGCTAAATCTCGCCGCTATAGCGCGAATAACGACGCCAATAAAACTCCATTAATCATGGAATAACCATTCGCTAAATGTTTGGTTCATTCCGCATTACCGGCCTGTTATCTTGTTTCCAGTTCGACAGCATTCGAAGTCGGACAGGATAAAGATCCACCGGACAATCGACCGGCGTCCGCGCCATCCCCGCATCTATCATGACCTACGAGATTATCGATACCACACCGCTCGATCCCATCGCCCAACCGCTATTGGCCGCGTTGGAGATCGAATACACGACGCGTTATCGCGAGTTCCGCAAAGACAGCGCCGCGTCGGTGAGTGAAGAGATGTTGCGTTATCCGGCCGAACTGTTCGCGCCGCCGGAGGGCGCCTTTATCGTGATCCAGCGCGACGGGCGGACGGTCGGCGGCGGTGCGTTCAAGCGCTACGACACGGACACGGCGGAACTCAAGCGGATCTGGACCCACGAGAGCGAACGTCGCCAGGGACTCGCTCGCCGCGTCGTGGAGGAACTCGAAAAGCGCGCGTTACGCCAGGGCTATCGCCGCGTTTACCTGACCACGGGTTTCAGGCAGCCGGAAGCGGCTGGGCTCTATGCGAGCACGGGCTACGAAGCGCTGTTCGATCGCTCGATCGCGCCGGAGATTCATTTCCGGCTGCCGTTCGGCAAGGACTTGCTGGCGCCGGGCCGCCTCGAATCGCTCAGCGATCTGCGCCGCGCCGAGCCGCTCGGTCAACGGTCGTAGCGCGAGACTCCCGGCTTGCCCAAGAGCTGGAAACGGCAGTTGGAACACTAGCTGGACCGTGAGGGCAGCGATCGCTGCCTGGCGGGAATTCGCTTTCCATCGTTTTCATCACCACGTTACTGCCTTGCGCACGGCTGCGATCAGCCGGTGTGCCGGCGCCCTTCGTCCATACAAAACGGAACAGTCGATGCGCGGGACAAACAGCAAGCATCGGGCGACTCAGCCCGTCATGGAGGTTCGCAGGACCATGCTGTCGATGGCCGTGCTGGCGGTCGCCTGCAACGGCACGGCATGGGCGCAGGGTGCGCCTGCGTCGGGCGCCGTGGCCAACAGCGTCAACACCGTGCAGCAGGACACGGTCGTCGTCACCGGCACGCGCACCGATACCAAAGCGAGCCAAAGCCTGACGCCGGTCGACGTGATCAGCGGCGCGCAATTGCGCTCCACCGGCCAGAACAATCTGCGCGACGCGCTGGTCCAGTTGTCGCCGTCGATCTCGCGCGAAACCTACGCAGGCGACGCCGCGTTGCTCACCGACGCGCTGACGCTGCACGGCCTGAGCCCCGACCACGTGCTCGTGCTGGTGAACGGCAAGCGCCGCCACACCACGGCGAATATCGCGCTCGACGGTGGCCTCAACCAGGGCTCGACCGGCGTCGATATCGACATGATTCCGGTCGGGCTGATCGATCACATCGAAGTGCTGCGCGACGGCGCGGCGGCGCAATACGGCTCGGACGCGATCGCGGGCGTCATCAACGTCATCCTGAAGCGGAGTTCGCATGGCGGCGAGTTGCAGACCACCAACGGCCAGACCTACGCGGGCGACGGCTTCAAAAACGGCGAAACGGCCACCATTGGCCTGAATCTCGGCGGTAACGGCTTTCTGGATCTGAGCGCGGACTACAACCGTCAGAACCATACGGTACGCACCGGCCCCGACGACTATTTCGGCTCGTTCAAGCCGGGGCACGGCTACTACAACCCGATTGAAGGCGACCCGGCCAGCACGCGCGAAGCGGTCGGCTACAACGCCGGCTACTACGTCGGCGACGACGTCGAGTTGTACGGCTTCGGCACCTACGCGCACCGCAATGCGCAGGCGTATCAGAACTACCGTCCGCCTGGCGTGCTGCCGCAAATCTACCCGAACGGTTTCGTGCCGACCGAGACGGTCAACGAAAACGACTTCTCGGTGACTACCGGTATCAAAGGTCAGAACCTGTTCGGCTGGTCGTGGGATCTGAGTTCGACCTACGGCGGCGACCACGATGTTATCGGCATGACGAACTCGGCGAACACGGGGCTGTTCGCAAGCCAGGGCTATACCCCGACCAGTTTCCATCTGGCGACGGTCAGCAACACGCAGTTGACCAACAACCTCGATTTCTCGCGCGCGTTCCAGTTGCCGGTGCTGCCGGCGCCGGTGACCGTGTCGTGGGGCGTCGAGCAGCGCCGCGAGACGTACACGGTGGGGGCGGGCGATCCCGCTTCGTATCTGGACGGCGGCTCGCAGGCGTTGCCGGGTCTCGCGCCCGTCAGCGCGAGCGACAACTCGCGCAACGTGGTCGCCACGTATATCGATCTGTCCACACATCTCACGCCGAAATGGACCGTCGATCTGGCCGGACGCTTCGAGCATTACAGCGACGTGGGCAACACGACCAACGGCAAGTTCTCGACGCGCTACGACTTCACGCCGGCATTCGCCGTGCGCGGCAGCGTCAGCACGGGTTTTCGCGCGCCGTCGCTGGCCGAGGAGTACTACAGCAACATCAACGAATCGCCGGCCTCGGTCGAGGGCCTGCTGGCGGCCAACTCGGGCGCGGCCCGACTGATCGGCGCCGCGCCGCTGAAGTCGGAGAAGTCGACCAACTACAACCTCGGCTTCGTGCTGACGCCGGTCAAGGGCCTGCACCTGGCGCTCGACACGTACCAGATCGATATCCGCAACCGTATCGTCGAAGGCGGGACCGCGTCGGGCGCGGCCGCGATCGCCGCGATGCAGGCCGCGGGGTTGTCGGTGCCGAGTTCAATTCCGGCCTCGGCGGTGTCGGCGAGCTACTTCACCAACGGCGCGAACACCCGCACGCGCGGGCTCGATCTGACCGGCACCTATCACACGGGTTTCGGCGCGTTCGGGCAGGTGGACTGGGACCTCGGCGTGAACATCAACACGACGTCGGTCACGCATATCGCAACCGGTGCGAATGGCGGGCCCGAACTCAACGCGCAGCAGATCGCGTGGCTGAGCACGTCGACGCCGAAGAACAAGATCATCGTCGGCGGTACGTGGCATCTCGACAAGTGGGGCGTCAGCCTGCACGAGACCCGTTTCGGCTCGACGTCGAGCGAGGAAACCTACATTGTCGGGCCGAATGCATTTTCGACGACACAGTTCCTTCACTTCGAGAATGCGGCGCGCTATATCACCGACGTCGAAGTCCGCTACGACGTGACGAAGAAATTCCAGATCGCGTTGGGCGCGAACAATCTGTTCGATGTGTATCCGACCAGGCTGCCTTACGTCGCGCAACTCGAAGGCGCGCAATACGATTCGTTCGCGTCGACGACCGGCGTGAACGGCGGGTTCTATTACGCGCGCGCCCGCTACCTGTTCTGACGATTTGCTGATATGCAAAGAAAAATTTGCTCGAACGGAATCGGGCGCGGATGACCATAATGGATCAACGGTTTCGTTCGCCGCGTTCGGCTCGTTCGGCGCTTCGTTTGGCTTATTCCCCACAACTTATCCCCATGTACCTGGCGGTACACCAGGAGGGCTCACTGTGTCCTATTCACTTTCGATTCTCGACAAGAGTCCCATCGCCGACGGTAAAACGGCCCACGACGCGCTGCGTTTCACGGTGCGTCTCGCGCAGCGCGCGGAGGCGTTGGGCTACAAGCGTTACTGGATCGCCGAGCATCACGGCGCGCCTGGTCTCGCGAGTTCCGCGCCGGAAATCGTCGTCTCGCATCTGCTCGCGCATACATCGCGCATTCGCGTCGGCTCGGGCGGCGTGATGCTTCAGCATTACAGCCCGTTCAAGGTGGCCGAATCGTTTCGCGTACTCGCTGCGCTGGCGCCGGGGCGTGTCGATCTCGGCGTCGGCAAGGCGCCGGGTGGACTGCCGCTGACCACGCGCGCGCTGCAGTGGTTTCACGACAAGGCGAAGAAGCCCGACTTCGCGCATCAGCTCGCCGAACTCGACGCGTTCCTGAAGTGGGGCGTGGCCGAAGATCATCCGCTGGCCGGCGCGGTGGCGCTGCCCACACCGCCTGAGCCGCCGCAGCGCGTGTTGCTGGGCGGCAGTCCCGAGAGCGCGGCGCTCGCCGCGCAGCACGACTGGCAGTACTGCTACGCCGGCCATTTCAATGGCGACGAGGCCAACATCGAGCGTTCGTTCGACGCCTACCGCAGCGCGACGGGCCGCACGCCGTTGCTCGCGGTGTATGCGTTCGCGGCGGAGTCGAAGGCCGAGGCACAGCGTCAGGTCGGCGCACTGCGGGTGTTCAAGGTGCGCCTCGCCGGTGGACAGACCGTGAACCTGCCGAGCCCGGAAGCGGCGGCGGAATTCGCGCGGCAAATCGGCGTGACCGACTTCCGGCTCAACGAACTGCGGCCGCATGTGATCACCGGCACGCCCGATGAAGTCCGCGGCGAACTCGACGCGTTGCACGAACGCTTCGGGATCGAGGAATTCGTGATCGACACCCCGGTGACGGATTACGCGTTGCGGCTCGCATCGGTTGAAGCACTCGCCGCAACGCGGCAACCCGCCAGCGTTTAATCGCATCCCGCTTCTCCCCATTCCCCCTTTGACGGACCCGACCATGACTCAGCGAAACCTCACTTTCGGCATCATGCTGCACGGCGCAGGCGGCCACATGAATTCGTGGAAACATCCCGCCGGTCCCGCGGACGCCAGCGTCAACCTCGACTTCATCACCGGTATCGCGCAGAAGGCCGAAGCCAACGGCGTGGCGTTCGCGTTCGTAGCCGACGGCCTGTATATCAACGAGAAGTCGATCCCGCATTTCCTGAACCGCTTCGAGCCGATCTCGGTCCTGTCGGCGCTCGCGACCGCGACCTCGAAGATCGGGCTGGCCGGCACGCTGTCGACGTCGTACAGCCATCCGTTTACGGTGGCGCGGCAATTCGCGTCGCTTGATCTGATCAGCGGCGGGCGGGCCGGATGGAATGTCGTGACGTCGCCGCTCGAAGGGTCGGCGAAGAACTACGGCGGCGAGCATCCCGATCACGAACTGCGCTACGAGATCGCCGACGAATATCTCGACGTCGTGCAGGGCCTGTGGGATAGCTGGGATGACGACGCGTTCGTGCGCGAGCGCGACAGCGGCCGTTTCTTCGAGCGCGACAAGCTGCATACGCTCGATTACAAAGGGCGCTTTTTCCAGGTCGCCGGGCCGCTGAATATTCAGCGCTCGCCGCAAGGTCAGCCGGTGATTTTCCAGGCGGGCTCGTCGGATTCGGGGATCGCGCTGGCCGGTAAATACGCGGACGCGGTGTTTACGCATTCGCCGTCGCTGGAGGAAACCAAAGCTTTCGCGCAACAGGTACGGCAAAGCGCGGTCCTGCATGGCCGTGCGGCGGACGACGTGAAGATCTTCCCGGGCATCGGCCCGATCGTCGGCGCGACGGTGGAGGAAGCCGAGGCGAAGTATCGCGTGATCCGCGACCTGCTGACCGTGGACGATGCGCTCGCCTATCTGGGCCGCTTCTTCGAACACCACGACTTCACGCGATACGAGCTCGACGCGCCGTTCCCCGAACTGGGCGAACTCGGCGCGAACAGTTTCCGTTCGACGACCGACCGCATCAAGACCGAAGCGAAGCGCAAGGGCTCGACGCTGCGCGAGGTCGCGCTCGAAGTCGCGACGCCGAAGTCGCAATTCATCGGCACGGGCGAGCAGATCGCCGACGAACTGATCCGCTGGTTCGACGCCGGCGCGGCCGACGGTTTCATTCTCGGCTTTCCGGTGCAGGCCGAAGGGCTCGACGATTTCGTGCGCTACGTGATTCCGGCACTGGAGGCACGCGGCCGCTATAGCCGCACCTTGGCCGGCACGACGCTGCGCGATCACCTGGGTCTGCCGCGCCGCGAAAGCCGCTACGCGGCCGCGGAAACGGCATGAACCACGACGGTTTGCAACGCAGGAGGGCAACATCATGAGCGACACCACCACGCCGTTTGCCGGGTCCGTCCACTCGGGCCAGCTACCGGACACCACCGAGCGGCACGAGTACGCGCACTACCGGATCGTGCCCACGCGGCATCACGCGCGCACCGCCGGCACGGTGCTGGCCATCGTGCTGATCGGGCTCGTCCTGAACTCGGTGCTGGGCAATCCGCGCTGGGGCTGGGGCGTGTTCTCGGCGTGGTTTTTCGCGGAACCGGTGCTCTCGGGCCTTGGACGCACGCTGGTGCTGACGGCGCTCGGTGCGCTGTTCGGCTTCGCACTGGCGACGCCGCTCGCGCTTGCGCGTGTGTCCGGTTCGCCGTTGCTCGCCAGTTGCGCGTGGGCGTTCATCTGGCTGTTCCGCTCGATTCCGCTGATCGTGCTGCTGCTACTGCTGAACAACCTGGGTTATCTGTACGAGACCATCTGGATCGGCGTGCCGTTCACGCATATCGCGCTGCTGAATGAGTCGACCACCGATCTGATCAGCCCGTTCTTCGCGGCCGTGCTCGGGCTCACGCTGAATCACGCGGCGTTCGCGGCCGAAGCGATTCGCGGCGGGCTGCTGTCGGTCGATCACGGGCAGCGTGAAGCGGCCGCCGCGCTTGGCTTGCCGGGTGGACGGCAGGTGCGGCGCATCGTGCTGCCGCAGGCCATGCGCGCGATCCTGCCGACCGCGTTCAACGATGTGATTGGTCTCGCGAAAGGCACGTCGGTCGTGTATATCCTCGCGATGCCGGATCTGTTCTACACGGTGCAGATCGTCTATCACCGCAACCTGGAAGTCATTCCGCTGCTGATGGTCGCCACCGTCTGGTATCTGATCATTCTGACCGTGCTGTCGGCGATTCAGGTGCATATCGAGCGGTATTTCGCGCGTGGCGCGACACGCGACCAGGTGGCGGTGTCGCCGTTGAGCGCGCTGTTTGGGCGCTGGCTCGGTGCGCGCGGCAGCGCGCGGGCGGAACGCCTGGCGCAACGGGATGCGCAACCGCGTGCGGTGAACACGGCGAGTACGGCATGCCCATCTGACACGGCGGCAGTGGAAGCGGCGGGCTGGGCGCAGCGGCGAATCGGCGGCCGGGTCGGCATTCACAACCTGTCGAAGAGCTTCGGCGCGCTGAAGGTGCTCGATGACATCTCGCTGTCGTTCGCGTCGGGAAGCGTCACGGTGATCCTCGGACAGTCGGGCTCGGGCAAATCGACGCTGCTGCGCACGATCAACCATCTCGAACGCGTCGACGATGGGTTTATCGATATCGACGGTGAACTGGTCGGGTATCGGCGCGATGGCCGCACGCTCTACGAACTCAAGGAAAAAGATATCTTGCGACGACGGCGCGCTGACGTCGGCATGGTGTTTCAGAGCTTCAATCTGTTCCCGCATCTGAACGTGCTCGGCAACGTGATCGAAGCGCCGCTCGCGGCGGGCGTGCCGCGTGCGCAAGCCGAGGCGGAAGCGCGCGCATTGCTCGCGCGCGTGGGACTCGCCGACAAGGCCGACGCGTGGCCGCGCCAGTTGTCCGGCGGTCAGCAGCAACGCGTGGCGATTGCCCGCGCGCTGGCGCTGAAGCCGAAAGTACTGCTGTTCGACGAGCCGACTTCCGCGCTCGATCCCGAACTCGTCAACGAGGTGCTCGACGTGATCCGCCAGCTCGCGCGCTCCGGCACCACACTAATCATCGTCACGCACGAAATCGGCTTTGCGCGCGAGGTGGCCGACACGATCGTGTTCATGGACGGTGGACGTATCGTCGAATCCGGTCCGCCGTCGAACGTGCTGGGCGACCCGGCTCATCCGCGCACGCGCGAGTTTTTATCGAAGGTACTCTGACCGTATGCGACGACGACAACGACAACTCGACACGCAGAATCCGAATCCATCGCTCAAGCTACGCCGTACGTTCCTGCTTGAGCTAACCGCGCTGGCCGCAATGCCGCTCGCGTGGCATGCCGGTATCGCGCAGGCCGCCGCGCAGTCTTTCGACTTCAGCGCGGAGCAGAAAGGCCGCGTGCGCGCACCGAAAGACGCCGAAGCGCTAAAGGCCGCCGCAAGCTACCGCTTCGTCACGCCCGGCGTGTTCACCGTGGCGGTCGCGCCGGCCGCGCCGCCTATCGCCACTTATGCGACCGATGCGCACAGCGTGGTGGGCGCCGATCCCGACTACGCTCAACTGCTGGCCGACGCGCTCGGCCTGCGGCTTCAACTGGTGCCGGTCGCGTGGGCCGACTGGCCGCTCGGTCTGACGTCGGGCCGCTACGACGCGGTGATTTCGAACGTCGGCGTGACCGAGGGGCGCAAGAAGAAGTTCGACTTCACCACCTACCGGCTCGGTCTGCACGGCTTCTATGTGCGCAACGACAGCCCGATCAAAGCGATTCGCGAGCCGCGCGATATCGCGGGTTTGCGGATCGTCACCGGCTCCGGGACGATTCAGGAGCACATCCTCCTCGAATGGAGCCGGCGCAACGTCGCGCAAGGCCTGAAGGCGGCCACGCTGCAGTACTACGACGACGACCCCGCGTCGGGACGGCTCGCGCTGCTGTCGCGACGCGTGGACGCGATCTTCAATCCGGATGCGCAACTGGCCTACGAGGCCGCGACGCAAGGGCAGACCCGGCGCGTCGGCACGGTCAACGCGGGCTGGCCGCTCAAGGCCGACGTCGCGATCGCGACGCGCAAAGATAGCGGGCTTGCGTCGGCGCTGACGGCGGCGACCAATCAGTTGATCCACGGCGGGCAGTATCGCGCGGCGTTGACGCGTTGGGGTGTGCAGGCGCAAGCCATCGAGCATTCGGAAACCAATCCGCCGGGGTATCCGGATGCGTGAACCGGGGGGGCGTTGTCCGATATCGGTTTGTCGGCACCGGGCGTTTCAAGCGCGGCATCGACGCAGTTTCAGAACAATAACGAGGTCCACTATGTGCGCGGTTCGCATCGATCATCTCGCTTTCCTGACGCCGGGTAATTATCCCGACGATGCGCCGCTCGCCGGTTTCGAGCGCACGCTCGACCTGTTTCGCGCCGGCGAGTCGCTCGGCTACGACAGCGCGTGGGTACGTCAGCGACATCTGGAGCGCGCGGTGTCGTCCGCCGCGACGTTTCTGGCGGCGGCGAGCCAGCGCACCACGCGTATCGGACTCGGCGCGGCGGTGATCCAGATGGGTTACGAGAATCCGTTCCGGCTGGCCGAAGATCTGGCCACCGTCGACGTGCTGTCGCACGGCCGCCTGAATATCGGCCTGAGCGCGGGCGCGCCGGCGCACGGCATTCTGCTCGGCGAGCGGCTGTTCGATGCCAATCCCGAGTTGATCGATTTTTCGCACGCGCGTGTCGAGCGCTTGCGGCGCAATCTGGCGGGCGAATGGCTCGGCGAGGAAGACAGTTTTGTCGAATCGGCGGCGGGTCGCGTGCGGCCGCGCGTGAGTCCGTATGCACCGGGGCTGACGGATCGGCTCTGGTACGGCGGCGGCTCGCAGCGCTCGATCGAATGGGCCGGCCGCAACGGCTTCAATCTGCTGATCGGCAACATCACGACCGGCGAGGGCACCGACAACTATCGCGACGCGCAGGTGAGCCAGCTCGAAATCTTTCGTTCGCACTGGCGCGAGACGCGCGCGCCGCGCATTGCGCTGGGTCGCGTGATCGTGCCAACGGATGGCGCCGATGCTCGCACCCGGCAGCGCTATCGCGAGTTCGCCGAACCGCGCCACGCGCGCACGCTGGCGCCGCAGGGCGAACGGCGCACGCTGTTCGTGCCCGATCTGGTGGGATCGGCCGATGAAATCGTCGGCCGTTTGCTCGATGACCCGGTGCTCAACCAGGTGAGCGAACTGCGGCTCGAGTTGCCGTATGATTTGCCGTTCGAGAACTATCAGCAGATCCTCGAAGACGTCGTCACGCGAGTCGCCCCCGAACTGGGCTGGCGGCCGGCCGACGCGCCGGGACCGCAACTCACCACACCCGCGGAACTGCCGGTTCGTTACGCGCAGGCAAGGAGATAGGGTATGTCAGCGGTGCTTCCCTCCGTCGCAACAGACGATCAACTCGTCTACGTTTCGGTTCTCGATCCGTTGGCACGTCCGCTGTTCGACGAACTGGCTCAGGAATATGGCAGCCGTTACGCCGGCCTGATCGACGAGCAGGAGATCGCGCAGGAAATGCAGCGCTATCCGGTCGAGGCGTTCGCCGCGCCGGAGGGGGCGTTCGTGCTGGTATTGCGCAATGGCGAAGCGATTGCGGGCGGTGCGTTCATGCGCCATACCGATCCCGGCACCGTCGAATTCAAACGCATCTGGGCGAGCAGCCGGCATCGCCGTCAGGGGCTCGCGCGGCGTGTGCTGACCGAACTGGAAGCGCAGGCCGTGCGGCTGGGCTATACGCGCGTGTTTCTTGGCACGGGGCCGCGTCAGCCTGAAGCGATCGCGCTTTATCGAACCAACGGCTATACGCTGCTGTCGGCGCATGACTTCGGTGAGGATGAGCCGCCGGGGTATCTGTTCGAGAAGGCTTTGCCCGCGTTGCAGGGCGGATAGCGCAAGCGGCCGGGGAATCTAGCCGCGGCCTCAGGTTGAACGCG contains:
- a CDS encoding TonB-dependent receptor, whose translation is MRGTNSKHRATQPVMEVRRTMLSMAVLAVACNGTAWAQGAPASGAVANSVNTVQQDTVVVTGTRTDTKASQSLTPVDVISGAQLRSTGQNNLRDALVQLSPSISRETYAGDAALLTDALTLHGLSPDHVLVLVNGKRRHTTANIALDGGLNQGSTGVDIDMIPVGLIDHIEVLRDGAAAQYGSDAIAGVINVILKRSSHGGELQTTNGQTYAGDGFKNGETATIGLNLGGNGFLDLSADYNRQNHTVRTGPDDYFGSFKPGHGYYNPIEGDPASTREAVGYNAGYYVGDDVELYGFGTYAHRNAQAYQNYRPPGVLPQIYPNGFVPTETVNENDFSVTTGIKGQNLFGWSWDLSSTYGGDHDVIGMTNSANTGLFASQGYTPTSFHLATVSNTQLTNNLDFSRAFQLPVLPAPVTVSWGVEQRRETYTVGAGDPASYLDGGSQALPGLAPVSASDNSRNVVATYIDLSTHLTPKWTVDLAGRFEHYSDVGNTTNGKFSTRYDFTPAFAVRGSVSTGFRAPSLAEEYYSNINESPASVEGLLAANSGAARLIGAAPLKSEKSTNYNLGFVLTPVKGLHLALDTYQIDIRNRIVEGGTASGAAAIAAMQAAGLSVPSSIPASAVSASYFTNGANTRTRGLDLTGTYHTGFGAFGQVDWDLGVNINTTSVTHIATGANGGPELNAQQIAWLSTSTPKNKIIVGGTWHLDKWGVSLHETRFGSTSSEETYIVGPNAFSTTQFLHFENAARYITDVEVRYDVTKKFQIALGANNLFDVYPTRLPYVAQLEGAQYDSFASTTGVNGGFYYARARYLF
- a CDS encoding fumarate reductase/succinate dehydrogenase flavoprotein subunit, which encodes MITHVLDYDIVIVGGGTAGPMAAVKAKEANPGLKVLLLEKAHVKRSGAISMGMDGLNNAVIPGHATPEQYTREITIANDGIVDQEAVYAYAKHSFKTIEELDRWGVKFEKDGTGDYAVKKVHHMGSYVLPMPEGHDIKKVLYRQLKRARVAITNRIVATRLLKDAQGNVCGVLGFDCRTADFYVVRAKAVILSCGAAGRLGLPASGYLMGTYENPTNAGDGYAMAYHAGAALANLECFQINPLIKDYNGPACAYVTGPLGGFTANGKGERFIECDYWSGQMMWEFYQELQSGNGPVFLKLDHLAEETIQTIEQILHTNERPSRGRFHAGRGTDYRQQMVEMHISEIGFCSGHSASGVYVNARAETTVPGLYAAGDMAAVPHNYMLGAFTYGWFAGQNAAAYAAGREHAALDQEQIDAERARIYAPLERDNGLAPSQVEYKLRRMVNDYLQPPKVTRKMEIGLQRFAEIADDIAAIKANHPHELMRAAEVRAIRDCAEMAARASLFRTESRWGLYHHRVDYPQRNDADWFCHTHLRKDDAGRMVSEKRAVEPYVVALTETELDSYRKLRIPEAESRPLADATA
- a CDS encoding GNAT family N-acetyltransferase translates to MTYEIIDTTPLDPIAQPLLAALEIEYTTRYREFRKDSAASVSEEMLRYPAELFAPPEGAFIVIQRDGRTVGGGAFKRYDTDTAELKRIWTHESERRQGLARRVVEELEKRALRQGYRRVYLTTGFRQPEAAGLYASTGYEALFDRSIAPEIHFRLPFGKDLLAPGRLESLSDLRRAEPLGQRS
- a CDS encoding succinylglutamate desuccinylase/aspartoacylase family protein, encoding MTTLHNEIDLDADGRHVGYLRLPHSVHRSAYGWIPIPIASVRNGEGPVVLLMGGNHGDEYEGQVLVSSLIRDIEPQWVRGQLIFLPMANFPAAAAGLRTSPLDGGNLNRSFPGDPQGTPTAAIADYIENTLLTRAQYLIDLHSGGSSLLYDGANMLAIEPRDPEEEQRLKALLAAFGLPRAFLHRPNPVHSASAARRQGALSILAELGGGGTVQARLLREARQGLLHLLGFIGLLSGPLVPDAPPSQTRFFSVSGSRHYVYAYDRGVYEPLVELGDQVVAGQPAARIHFPDTPLREPVTTFFAGAGQVVCKRVPAAVERGDCLFHLAEPV
- a CDS encoding GntR family transcriptional regulator, with protein sequence MTNSLSSPLPQFASPSPLPLYAQIKETLRTRILDGSYAPHSQMPSEHELCAMFGVSRITVRQALGDLQKEGLLFKLHGKGTFVSKPRAFQNVSSLQGFAEAMSSMGHEIVNRLRSFRVVEANRQVAARLKLDEGAPVVEIHRVRLLDREPVSLELTWLPEALGKRLANADLVTRDIFLILENDCGMPLGHADIAIDAMLADDEIADALRVEPGGPVLRIDRLTHDADGAPIDYEHLYFRGDAFQYRLRVDRDRTAGADHTVKPDATRTAP